The following are from one region of the Quercus robur chromosome 1, dhQueRobu3.1, whole genome shotgun sequence genome:
- the LOC126721704 gene encoding uncharacterized protein LOC126721704 yields MGKREKKQRHQQRNPHRGASYYAAEQDDDYDYQLSLPSSSYSSDSKPSVPEEEEEEEEEEEEEEEEKEEQEQEDDKNEEHPSKNVPSKFDLYQQSVQSPKGDISYMQKFFLMYVGGRLPLYLQEDFCGTALLSAEWVRSNSRRTAVGLDLDLEALNWCLEKNISRVGADGYSRISLFHGNVLQPLEAKLVNFEPQELISNITLQEGKDGSETCALESTVQVGSTADDKYMKSLPLPPRDIVCAFNYSCCCLHKRAELVLYFKHVLDALSKEGGIFVMDLYGGTSSEHKLRLQRRFANFTYVWEQAEFDVVERKTRISLHFLLQKQQKKLRHAFSYSWRLWSLPEIKDCLEEAGFRSVHFWLREMPDTEEIRTTEGFGEGRDVKYEEVKSFQQQDAWNAYIVGVA; encoded by the exons atGGGAAAGCGAGagaagaagcagaggcaccAACAAAGGAATCCTCATCGAGGAGCCTCTTACTATGCTGCGGAACAAGACGATGACTATGATTACCAGCTAAGCCTACCCTCTTCTTCTTATTCCTCTGATTCCAAGCCTTCTGttcctgaagaagaagaagaagaagaagaagaagaggaggaggaggaggaagaaaaagaagaacaagaacaagaagatgACAAAAATGAAGAGCACCCATCAAAGAACGTGCCTTCAAAATTTGATCTTTACCAGCAATCCGTTCAG TCTCCGAAGGGAGACATTAGCTATATGCAGAAGTTTTTTTTGATGTATGTGGGTGGGAGGTTGCCTCTCTATCTCCAAGAAGATTTTTGTGGAACCGCTCTTCTTAG TGCAGAATGGGTCCGCAGTAATTCAAGAAGGACTGCTGTGGGATTGGATTTGGACCTTGAGGCTCTAAATTGGTGCTTGGAGAAGAACATAAGTAGAGTTGGGGCTGATGGGTATTCCAGAATATCCCTCTTTCATGGCAATGTCTTGCAACCTCTTGAGGCCAAGCTAGTCAACTTTGAGCCTCAAGAACTGATAAGTAACATTACACTGCAAGAGGGAAAAGATGGTTCTGAGACTTGTGCATTGGAATCGACTGTGCAAGTGGGATCTACTGCTGATGATAAGTACATGAAGAGTTTGCCACTGCCTCCTAGAGACATTGTTTGTGCATTTAACTATAGCTGCTGTTGTCTCCATAAACGTGCAGAGCTGGTTTTGTATTTTAAGCATGTCCTTGATGCCTTGTCAAAGGAAGGTGGTATATTTGTGATGGATTTATATGGTGGGACATCATCAGAGCACAAGCTAAGACTTCAGAGAAGATTTGCCAATTTTACG TATGTTTGGGAGCAAGCTGAATTTGACGTTGTTGAGCGAAAAACAAGGATTAGCCTCCACTTCCTTCtccaaaagcagcagaaaaaACTTCGCCATGCATTTTCATACAGCTGGAGGCT GTGGTCGTTGCCTGAGATTAAAGACTGCTTAGAAGAGGCTGGATTCCGATCTGTCCATTTTTGGCTTCGAGAAATGCCAGATACAGAAGAAATCAGAACTACAGAGGGATTTGGTGAAGGACGTGATGTGAAATATGAAGAGGTGAAAAGTTTTCAGCAACAAGATGCTTGGAATGCCTACATTGTAGGTGTTGCGTAG
- the LOC126721709 gene encoding protein SUPPRESSOR OF K(+) TRANSPORT GROWTH DEFECT 1 isoform X2, producing the protein MYSNFKEQAIEYVKQAVQEDNAGNYAKAFPLYMNALEYFKTHLKYEKNPKIKEAITQKFTEYLRRAEEIRAVLDDGGPGPASNGDAAVATRPKTKPKDGEGGGDGEDPEQSKLRAGLNSAIVREKPNVKWTDVAGLESAKQALQEAVILPVKFPQFFTGKRRPWRAFLLYGPPGTGKSYLAKAVATEADSTFFSVSSSDLVSKWMGESEKLVSNLFQMARESEPSIIFIDEIDSLCGTRGEGNESEASRRIKTELLVQMQGVGHNDQKVLVLAATNTPYALDQAIRRRFDKRI; encoded by the exons ATGTACAGCAATTTCAAAGAGCAAGCAATAGAGTACGTGAAGCAAGCCGTACAGGAAGACAATGCCGGAAACTACGCCAAGGCTTTTCCTCTTTACATGAACGCCTTGGAGTATTTCAAGACTCATCTCAAGTACGAGAAGAACCCTAAGATCAAGGAAGCCATTACTCAGAAGTTCACCGAGTACCTCCGTCGCGCGGAGGAGATCCGCGCCGTGCTTGACGACGGCGGCCCCGGACCGGCGTCCAACGGGGACGCTGCGGTCGCTACCAGGCCCAAGACCAAGCCCAAGGACGGCGAAGGCGGCGGAGACGGAGAGGACCCCGAGCAATCCAAGCTGAGAGCTGGGTTGAATTCGGCTATCGTGAGGGAGAAGCCTAACGTGAAATGGACTGACGTCGCGGGACTCGAGAGCGCGAAGCAAGCTCTCCAGGAGGCTGTCATTTTGCCTGTCAAGTTTCCCCAATTCTTCACTg GCAAGAGACGACCGTGGAGAGCCTTTTTATTGTATGGGCCACCTGGAACTGGAAAGTCTTACTTGGCCAAGGCTGTTGCAACCGAAGCCGATTCTACCTTTTTCAG TGTTTCTTCATCGGACCTGGTTTCTAAGTGGATGGGTGAAAGTGAAAAGCTAGTTTCAAACCTTTTCCAAATGGCTCGTGAAAGTGAGCCTTCTATTATCTTCATTGATGAAATTGATTCTTTATGTGGCACACGTGGAGAAGGCAATGAAAGTGAAGCTTCTAGACGTATCAAGACTGAACTGCTTGTGCAGATGCAG GGGGTAGGGCACAATGATCAGAAAGTTCTTGTTCTTGCAGCTACGAATACTCCTTATGCTCTGGACCAG
- the LOC126721709 gene encoding protein SUPPRESSOR OF K(+) TRANSPORT GROWTH DEFECT 1 isoform X1: MYSNFKEQAIEYVKQAVQEDNAGNYAKAFPLYMNALEYFKTHLKYEKNPKIKEAITQKFTEYLRRAEEIRAVLDDGGPGPASNGDAAVATRPKTKPKDGEGGGDGEDPEQSKLRAGLNSAIVREKPNVKWTDVAGLESAKQALQEAVILPVKFPQFFTGKRRPWRAFLLYGPPGTGKSYLAKAVATEADSTFFSVSSSDLVSKWMGESEKLVSNLFQMARESEPSIIFIDEIDSLCGTRGEGNESEASRRIKTELLVQMQGVGHNDQKVLVLAATNTPYALDQAIRRRFDKRIYIPLPEAKARQHMFKVHLGDTPHNLTESDFESLGRKTEGFSGSDIAVCVKDVLFEPVRKTQDAMFFYKNSNDMWVPCGPKQPGAVQITMQELAAEGLASKILPPPISKADFDKVLARQRPTVSKSDLDVHERFTKEFGEEG; this comes from the exons ATGTACAGCAATTTCAAAGAGCAAGCAATAGAGTACGTGAAGCAAGCCGTACAGGAAGACAATGCCGGAAACTACGCCAAGGCTTTTCCTCTTTACATGAACGCCTTGGAGTATTTCAAGACTCATCTCAAGTACGAGAAGAACCCTAAGATCAAGGAAGCCATTACTCAGAAGTTCACCGAGTACCTCCGTCGCGCGGAGGAGATCCGCGCCGTGCTTGACGACGGCGGCCCCGGACCGGCGTCCAACGGGGACGCTGCGGTCGCTACCAGGCCCAAGACCAAGCCCAAGGACGGCGAAGGCGGCGGAGACGGAGAGGACCCCGAGCAATCCAAGCTGAGAGCTGGGTTGAATTCGGCTATCGTGAGGGAGAAGCCTAACGTGAAATGGACTGACGTCGCGGGACTCGAGAGCGCGAAGCAAGCTCTCCAGGAGGCTGTCATTTTGCCTGTCAAGTTTCCCCAATTCTTCACTg GCAAGAGACGACCGTGGAGAGCCTTTTTATTGTATGGGCCACCTGGAACTGGAAAGTCTTACTTGGCCAAGGCTGTTGCAACCGAAGCCGATTCTACCTTTTTCAG TGTTTCTTCATCGGACCTGGTTTCTAAGTGGATGGGTGAAAGTGAAAAGCTAGTTTCAAACCTTTTCCAAATGGCTCGTGAAAGTGAGCCTTCTATTATCTTCATTGATGAAATTGATTCTTTATGTGGCACACGTGGAGAAGGCAATGAAAGTGAAGCTTCTAGACGTATCAAGACTGAACTGCTTGTGCAGATGCAG GGGGTAGGGCACAATGATCAGAAAGTTCTTGTTCTTGCAGCTACGAATACTCCTTATGCTCTGGACCAG GCCATCCGGCGGCGTTTTGATAAGCGTATATACATTCCTCTACCAGAAGCGAAGGCCCGTCAGCACATGTTCAAA GTGCATTTAGGCGATACTCCTCACAATTTAACTGAAAGTGATTTTGAAAGCTTAGGCCGCAAGACAGAGGGCTTTTCAGGTTCagatattgctgtttgt GTTAAGGATGTCCTTTTTGAACCTGTTCGTAAAACACAAGACGCAATGTTCTTTTATAAGAATTCTAATGATATGTGGGTTCCATGTGGACCGAAACAGCCAGGCGCTGTCCAAATTACCATGCAGGAGCTGGCAGCAGAAGGGCTTGCTTCAAAG